A genomic region of Halomonas aestuarii contains the following coding sequences:
- the moaB gene encoding molybdenum cofactor biosynthesis protein B, producing the protein MSESMIPLSVAVLTISDTRNEQTDRSGQALVERLTAAGHRLHEKRIVPDDVYRIRAVVAGWIADDEVQVILTTGGTGFTGRDSTPEAISVLLDKEIEGFGELFRHLSWQEIGSSTVQSRCLGGLANATVVFCLPGSTGACRTGWDGILAEQLDSRHKPCNFANLVIPERGQHG; encoded by the coding sequence ATGAGCGAGTCAATGATTCCCCTCTCGGTGGCGGTGTTGACCATCTCCGACACGCGTAACGAACAGACCGATCGCAGCGGTCAGGCCCTGGTCGAGCGCCTGACCGCCGCCGGCCATCGTCTGCACGAGAAGCGCATCGTGCCCGATGACGTCTATCGCATCCGCGCCGTGGTGGCCGGCTGGATCGCCGACGACGAGGTCCAGGTGATCCTGACCACCGGCGGCACCGGCTTCACCGGACGGGATTCCACGCCGGAGGCGATATCGGTGCTTCTCGACAAGGAGATCGAGGGCTTCGGCGAGCTGTTCCGCCACCTCTCCTGGCAGGAGATCGGCAGCTCCACCGTGCAGAGCCGCTGCCTGGGCGGGCTGGCCAACGCCACCGTGGTGTTCTGCCTGCCCGGCTCCACCGGTGCCTGTCGGACCGGTTGGGACGGCATCCTGGCGGAGCAGCTCGACAGCCGTCACAAGCCCTGTAACTTCGCCAACCTCGTCATTCCCGAACGGGGGCAACATGGATGA
- a CDS encoding DUF1244 domain-containing protein: MQHLDDATRTELEAAAFRRLLRHLDEHKEVQNIDLMILADFCRNCLSKWLVAAADERGVDFDYDSAREHVYGMPYPEWKAKYQQEATPEQLAAFEARQAAKKERQDG; encoded by the coding sequence ATGCAACATCTCGACGACGCCACACGCACCGAACTCGAGGCGGCCGCGTTTCGCCGCCTGCTGCGCCACCTTGACGAGCACAAGGAGGTCCAGAACATCGACCTGATGATCCTGGCTGACTTCTGCCGCAACTGCCTCTCCAAGTGGCTGGTGGCCGCCGCGGACGAGCGGGGAGTCGACTTCGACTACGACAGCGCCCGGGAGCATGTCTACGGCATGCCCTACCCGGAGTGGAAGGCGAAGTACCAGCAGGAGGCGACCCCCGAGCAGCTCGCGGCCTTCGAGGCACGCCAGGCCGCCAAGAAGGAGCGCCAGGACGGATGA
- a CDS encoding Bax inhibitor-1/YccA family protein, producing MAYQETQTTTRQQTQAVGTSKVLRNTYGLLAMTLLFSAVTAGAAVAMGIERMNILVFFIGAYGLMFLVHKTANSAMGLLATFAFTGFMGFTLGPILSAYLTLPNGAQLIMTALGMTGMTFVGLSAVALITRKDFSFLANFLMAGAIVLILAMVAGIFLQIPALSLMVSAGFVLFSSAAILYQTSEIVHRSGETNYILATITLYVSIYNLFISLLSILGIMSQD from the coding sequence ATGGCTTATCAAGAGACGCAGACGACGACACGGCAGCAGACTCAGGCCGTCGGTACCAGCAAGGTCCTGCGTAACACCTATGGCCTGCTGGCGATGACTCTGCTGTTTTCCGCCGTCACGGCGGGGGCCGCGGTGGCCATGGGTATCGAGCGCATGAACATCCTGGTGTTCTTCATCGGTGCCTACGGCTTGATGTTCCTGGTGCACAAGACCGCCAACTCGGCCATGGGGCTGCTCGCCACCTTCGCCTTCACCGGGTTCATGGGGTTCACCCTCGGGCCGATCCTGAGTGCCTACCTGACCCTGCCCAACGGTGCCCAGTTGATCATGACTGCCCTGGGCATGACCGGCATGACCTTCGTCGGCCTGTCGGCGGTCGCGCTGATCACCCGCAAGGACTTCAGCTTCCTGGCCAACTTCCTGATGGCCGGTGCCATCGTGCTGATCCTGGCCATGGTGGCGGGCATCTTCCTGCAGATTCCCGCGCTGTCGCTGATGGTGTCCGCCGGCTTCGTGCTGTTCTCCTCCGCGGCCATCCTCTACCAGACCAGCGAGATCGTTCACCGGAGCGGCGAGACCAACTACATCCTCGCCACCATCACCCTCTACGTGTCGATCTACAACCTGTTCATCAGCCTGCTGTCCATACTGGGCATCATGAGCCAGGACTGA
- a CDS encoding 7-cyano-7-deazaguanine/7-aminomethyl-7-deazaguanine transporter: MFVLSDAQTRRCLALLVTFHILVIAASNYLVQLPFTLLGFHTTWGAFSFPFIFLATDLTVRLFGKETARAIILRVMLPALVISYVVSVVFPRGGFAGLEALGEWNLFVARIALASFMAYVLGQLLDVQVFDRLRALRAWWVAPAVSTVLGNLADTFAFFSIAFHRSPDPFMATHWPEIAWVDYVIKLGISLAFFLPLYGVLLAWLSRRLVAVTGSDDLMPHEARASS, translated from the coding sequence ATGTTCGTGCTGTCCGACGCCCAGACCCGCCGCTGCCTGGCGCTGCTGGTCACCTTCCATATCCTGGTCATCGCCGCCAGCAACTACCTGGTGCAGCTGCCGTTCACCCTGCTGGGCTTCCATACCACCTGGGGCGCGTTCAGCTTTCCCTTCATCTTCCTGGCCACCGACCTCACGGTCCGCCTGTTCGGCAAGGAGACGGCCCGGGCCATCATCCTGCGCGTGATGCTGCCCGCGCTGGTGATCTCCTATGTCGTCTCCGTGGTCTTCCCGCGCGGAGGCTTCGCCGGCCTCGAGGCGCTGGGCGAGTGGAACCTGTTCGTCGCCCGCATCGCTCTGGCGAGCTTCATGGCCTACGTGCTGGGCCAGCTGCTGGATGTCCAGGTCTTCGATCGGCTGCGTGCCCTCAGGGCCTGGTGGGTGGCGCCGGCGGTCTCCACGGTGCTCGGCAACCTCGCCGATACCTTCGCCTTCTTCTCCATCGCCTTCCATCGCAGCCCGGACCCCTTCATGGCCACCCACTGGCCGGAGATCGCCTGGGTCGACTACGTGATCAAGCTCGGCATCAGCCTGGCGTTCTTCCTGCCGCTCTACGGCGTGCTGTTGGCCTGGCTCAGCCGTCGCCTGGTGGCGGTGACGGGCAGCGATGACCTCATGCCCCACGAGGCGCGCGCGTCTTCCTGA
- a CDS encoding YaeQ family protein, whose amino-acid sequence MDRHYYAEHALTVAQHPSETDERMMVRLLAFALNADDALAFGRGVSTEDEPDLWIKDLTGAIDLWIQLGQPDEKSLRRACGRARHVILYLYSGHGARIWWDALAGRLAALDNLTVVDVAPATVQSLAGLAAKNMTLNATLQDGMVWIADGDQAVEVALEVLKAATRPA is encoded by the coding sequence ATGGACCGACACTACTACGCGGAGCACGCCCTCACCGTGGCGCAACACCCGTCGGAAACCGACGAGCGCATGATGGTGCGACTGCTGGCCTTCGCGCTGAACGCCGACGACGCCCTGGCCTTCGGACGCGGCGTCAGCACCGAGGACGAGCCCGACCTCTGGATCAAGGACCTCACCGGCGCCATCGACCTGTGGATCCAGCTCGGGCAACCCGACGAGAAGAGCCTCCGGCGCGCCTGCGGCCGGGCACGACACGTCATCCTCTATCTCTACAGCGGGCATGGCGCCAGGATCTGGTGGGACGCGCTGGCCGGCAGGCTCGCCGCCCTCGACAACCTCACTGTGGTCGATGTCGCCCCGGCGACGGTGCAGTCACTGGCCGGACTGGCAGCGAAGAACATGACCCTGAACGCCACCCTCCAGGACGGCATGGTGTGGATCGCCGACGGCGACCAGGCCGTCGAGGTGGCGCTTGAGGTGCTCAAGGCGGCCACCCGGCCGGCGTGA
- a CDS encoding potassium/proton antiporter gives MDSINSLFLLSGFLLALSILASRLSSMAGVPLLLIFLGLGMLAGEEGLLGIQFDDYSLAFLIGHLALAMILLDGGLRTRLKTFRVGFRPALSLATLGVFITSGLVGLFAMWVFDLGLVQGLLVGAIVGSTDAAAVFSMLSGRGVNLNERVGATLEIESGTNDPMAIFLTLMLVEVLVGDIGGVAETLLFLVQQFGLGIVIGVGVGWLSARLLSWVDLAPGLYSLLALGLGFCVFGLTSALGGSGFLAIYLAGLMIGNRPGRHLAFILPVHDGLAWLSQIGLFLVLGLLVTPSEMLDYALPALLVALALIFVARPLAVLVAVKPFFKFRWREIGFIAWVGLRGAVPIVLAIFPVIGGVENASLYFNVAFAVVLLSLLIQGGSLPWMARRMRVELPPSVTPNHRGPLGILPENDYEMFVYEVENADLEDVPIRLLRFPSGALISALFREHAMLHPKGSTRLRLGDVICVIGRTDDLPALNRLFNGEAKLRRERAFFGTFTFDGEARMRDVADAYGLTLSPGEEDMTLAEFVSLRVGGHPVVGDDVDWHGIHWVVSAMDGNRVTRVGLRLY, from the coding sequence ATGGATTCGATCAACAGCCTCTTCCTGCTCAGCGGCTTCCTGCTGGCCCTGAGCATCCTCGCCAGCCGGCTCTCCTCGATGGCCGGGGTGCCCCTGCTGCTGATCTTCCTGGGCCTGGGCATGCTGGCCGGGGAGGAGGGGCTGCTCGGCATCCAGTTCGACGACTATTCGCTGGCCTTCCTGATCGGCCACCTGGCGCTGGCCATGATCCTGCTCGACGGCGGCCTGCGCACCCGCCTCAAGACCTTCCGCGTCGGCTTCCGGCCGGCGCTCTCCCTTGCCACCCTGGGGGTCTTCATCACCAGCGGCCTGGTGGGCCTGTTCGCGATGTGGGTCTTCGACCTGGGTCTGGTGCAGGGGCTGCTGGTCGGCGCCATCGTGGGCTCCACCGATGCCGCCGCGGTGTTCTCCATGCTCAGCGGGCGGGGCGTCAACCTCAACGAGCGGGTCGGGGCGACCCTGGAGATCGAGTCGGGCACCAACGATCCCATGGCGATCTTCCTGACCCTGATGCTGGTGGAGGTGCTGGTCGGTGACATCGGCGGGGTGGCCGAGACCCTGCTGTTCCTCGTGCAGCAGTTCGGCCTGGGGATCGTCATCGGGGTGGGCGTCGGCTGGCTGAGTGCCCGGCTGCTGAGCTGGGTGGACCTGGCGCCGGGCCTCTATTCGCTGCTGGCCCTGGGCCTGGGCTTCTGCGTCTTCGGCCTGACCAGTGCACTGGGCGGCAGCGGCTTCCTGGCGATCTACCTGGCCGGCCTGATGATCGGCAACCGCCCCGGCCGCCACCTCGCCTTCATCCTGCCGGTGCATGACGGCCTGGCGTGGCTCTCCCAGATCGGCCTCTTCCTGGTGCTGGGCCTGCTGGTCACGCCCAGCGAGATGCTGGACTATGCGCTGCCGGCGCTGCTGGTGGCCCTGGCGCTGATCTTCGTCGCCCGGCCGCTGGCGGTGCTGGTCGCCGTCAAGCCCTTCTTCAAGTTCCGCTGGCGGGAGATCGGCTTCATCGCCTGGGTGGGCCTGCGCGGGGCGGTTCCCATCGTGCTGGCGATCTTCCCGGTGATCGGCGGGGTGGAGAACGCCTCGCTCTACTTCAACGTCGCCTTCGCGGTGGTGCTGTTGTCCCTGCTGATCCAGGGCGGCTCGCTGCCGTGGATGGCGCGCCGCATGAGGGTCGAGCTGCCCCCCAGCGTCACCCCGAACCACCGCGGGCCGCTGGGCATCCTGCCGGAGAACGACTACGAGATGTTCGTCTACGAGGTGGAGAACGCCGACCTCGAGGACGTGCCGATCCGGCTGCTGCGCTTTCCCTCCGGGGCCCTGATCTCGGCGCTCTTCCGCGAGCATGCCATGCTGCATCCCAAGGGCAGCACCCGGCTGCGGCTGGGTGACGTGATCTGCGTGATCGGCCGCACCGACGACCTGCCGGCGCTGAACCGGCTGTTCAACGGGGAAGCCAAGCTCAGGCGCGAGCGCGCCTTCTTCGGGACCTTCACCTTCGACGGGGAGGCGCGCATGCGCGACGTCGCCGACGCCTACGGCCTTACCCTGAGCCCCGGCGAGGAGGACATGACGCTGGCCGAGTTCGTCTCGCTGCGGGTCGGCGGGCACCCGGTGGTGGGCGACGACGTGGATTGGCACGGCATCCACTGGGTGGTCAGCGCGATGGACGGCAATCGCGTCACCCGGGTGGGGCTGCGGCTCTACTGA
- a CDS encoding ABC transporter substrate-binding protein: protein MIPPVRRRPHRWIALLATTCLLSNGLAADEASPPDPVAQEGFPPLGTEVMVLDLDALAEEAAREAIRQRYRAAPSGPTVDTPSRPSVPAIALRPAEPIEPPPVTTLKVMLDWYPSPRHAAFYVAQERGLFASRGLEVTLSTPADPDVPVKLLAASRIDLALARQPLLHLEVDRGLPVVRVATLVAMPLSALVVPEESDITAPGDLAGTRIGHADADSRDVLLAALLHDASIRDDEIETEELHFRLGESLREERVDGVIGAIRHLLPRELADEGLATRVLRTEELGIPLHDGLVLLANRDHLGPQRDAIRRLVSALEEATVWIANHPDEAWSLIATAEPGIDTPVNREAWGQVRSRLSLSPAALDQGRYRRFEHYLFEAGLIEERHPVSRLAIDPGAPSR, encoded by the coding sequence ATGATCCCCCCCGTTCGTCGTCGGCCACACCGCTGGATCGCCCTGCTGGCGACGACCTGCCTGCTGTCGAACGGGCTGGCCGCGGATGAGGCCTCACCCCCGGACCCCGTCGCTCAGGAGGGCTTCCCGCCGCTCGGCACCGAGGTGATGGTGCTGGACCTCGATGCCCTGGCCGAGGAGGCGGCCCGGGAGGCGATCCGCCAGCGCTACCGGGCGGCCCCGAGCGGTCCCACGGTCGACACGCCCTCGCGTCCCAGCGTGCCGGCCATTGCCCTGCGCCCGGCCGAGCCCATCGAGCCGCCCCCGGTCACGACCCTCAAGGTGATGCTGGACTGGTATCCCAGCCCCCGACATGCCGCGTTCTACGTGGCCCAGGAGCGCGGCCTGTTCGCCAGCCGCGGACTGGAGGTGACCCTCTCGACGCCCGCCGATCCGGATGTTCCCGTCAAGCTGCTGGCCGCGTCGCGGATCGACCTGGCCCTGGCGCGCCAGCCCCTGCTGCATCTCGAGGTGGATCGCGGCCTGCCCGTGGTCCGTGTCGCCACCCTGGTGGCCATGCCGCTGAGCGCCCTGGTGGTGCCGGAGGAGAGCGACATCACGGCGCCAGGCGACCTGGCCGGCACGCGCATCGGCCATGCCGACGCCGATAGCCGGGACGTGCTGCTGGCGGCCCTGCTGCACGACGCCAGCATTCGCGACGACGAGATCGAGACCGAGGAATTGCACTTCCGGCTCGGCGAGTCACTTCGCGAGGAGCGGGTGGATGGCGTGATCGGCGCGATCCGCCACCTGCTGCCCCGCGAGCTGGCCGACGAGGGCCTGGCGACACGGGTGCTGCGCACCGAGGAACTGGGCATCCCGCTGCACGACGGCCTGGTGCTGCTGGCCAATCGCGATCACCTGGGGCCGCAGCGCGACGCCATCCGCCGCCTGGTGTCGGCCCTGGAGGAAGCCACGGTGTGGATCGCCAACCACCCCGACGAGGCGTGGAGCCTGATCGCGACCGCGGAGCCGGGCATCGACACCCCGGTCAATCGCGAGGCCTGGGGACAGGTCCGCTCACGCCTGAGCCTGAGCCCCGCGGCCCTGGACCAGGGCCGCTACCGCCGCTTCGAGCACTACCTGTTCGAGGCCGGCCTGATCGAGGAACGCCATCCGGTGTCCCGCCTGGCCATCGACCCCGGGGCACCATCCCGCTAG
- a CDS encoding TusE/DsrC/DsvC family sulfur relay protein: MASTEIYRYLLVDSHEYALDPEGYLVDMTEWSPEVAEALAREEGITLTEEHWEILGVLRDFYLRYEMAPAMRPLVKAVGKALGGDKGRSIHLMRLFPGSPAKVAARLAGLPKPTHCL, from the coding sequence ATGGCCTCGACAGAAATATACCGTTATCTACTGGTGGATTCACACGAATATGCCCTGGATCCGGAAGGCTATCTCGTCGACATGACGGAGTGGTCGCCCGAGGTGGCCGAGGCCCTGGCCCGCGAGGAGGGCATCACGCTCACCGAGGAGCACTGGGAGATCCTCGGCGTGCTGCGCGACTTCTACCTCCGCTACGAGATGGCGCCCGCCATGCGCCCCCTGGTCAAGGCGGTGGGAAAGGCCCTGGGCGGCGACAAGGGGCGTTCGATCCACCTGATGCGACTCTTCCCCGGCAGCCCGGCCAAGGTGGCGGCCCGCCTGGCGGGATTGCCCAAGCCGACCCACTGTCTGTGA
- a CDS encoding alpha/beta fold hydrolase: MPIDLNFTDTGGDGTPLVVVHGLLGSADNWRSHAKQWQRRRRVIAVDLRNHGRSPHVAGMGYEPMAEDLLALLDRLDVSRAHLLGHSMGGKVVISLARLAPARVASLIVADIAPVAYGHDHDSVFAALRRVEAGEPTNRREADALLAEHVEESAVRLFLATNLERDDSGILRLRIGLDEIQGDYETIMGEPAGEGAFDGPTLVLRGAQSRYVTDEMLPALREVLPQAEIQTLEAGHWLHAEQPAAFQAAVNGFLEAVEG; encoded by the coding sequence ATGCCCATCGATCTCAATTTCACCGATACCGGCGGCGACGGCACGCCGCTGGTGGTTGTCCACGGCCTGCTGGGCAGTGCCGACAACTGGCGCTCCCATGCCAAGCAGTGGCAGCGTCGGCGCCGTGTTATCGCCGTCGACCTGCGCAACCACGGGCGCTCACCGCATGTGGCGGGGATGGGGTACGAGCCCATGGCCGAGGACCTGCTGGCCCTGCTGGATAGGCTCGACGTCTCTCGGGCCCACCTGCTGGGGCACTCCATGGGCGGCAAGGTGGTGATCAGCCTGGCCAGGCTCGCCCCCGCGCGGGTGGCCTCGCTGATCGTCGCCGACATCGCCCCGGTGGCCTACGGCCACGATCACGACAGCGTCTTCGCGGCCCTGCGCCGTGTCGAGGCGGGCGAGCCGACCAACCGTCGCGAGGCCGATGCGCTGCTCGCCGAGCATGTCGAGGAGTCCGCGGTTCGCCTGTTCCTGGCCACCAACCTCGAGCGCGATGACTCTGGCATCCTGAGGCTGCGCATCGGCCTCGACGAGATCCAGGGCGACTACGAGACCATCATGGGGGAGCCGGCGGGAGAGGGCGCCTTTGATGGGCCGACCCTGGTGCTGCGCGGCGCGCAGTCGCGCTACGTGACCGACGAGATGCTGCCGGCACTCCGCGAGGTGCTGCCCCAGGCGGAGATCCAGACGCTGGAGGCCGGCCACTGGCTGCATGCCGAGCAGCCCGCGGCCTTCCAGGCGGCGGTCAACGGCTTCCTGGAGGCCGTGGAGGGCTAG
- a CDS encoding NUDIX hydrolase, whose product MPDIPVGAGVRPIPAVSAAVVKGDRILMVRRRNPPNAGKMALPGGKVEAGESLQQAAARELLEETGVLAAPRRVLTAIDVFDHDDDGALAMHFVIVVLQLEWQGGVEAAADDATELRWMDLEALEQEDGEVCDSAARVARRVLEEAMSAESALKPD is encoded by the coding sequence ATGCCCGACATCCCGGTAGGCGCCGGCGTTCGCCCGATCCCCGCGGTTTCGGCAGCGGTGGTCAAGGGTGACCGTATCCTTATGGTGAGGCGGCGCAATCCGCCCAATGCGGGCAAGATGGCCTTGCCCGGCGGCAAGGTGGAGGCGGGGGAGAGCCTCCAGCAGGCCGCGGCGAGGGAGCTGCTGGAGGAGACCGGGGTGCTGGCCGCGCCGAGGCGTGTCCTGACCGCCATCGACGTGTTCGATCACGACGACGATGGTGCGCTGGCGATGCACTTCGTCATCGTGGTGCTTCAGCTGGAGTGGCAGGGGGGCGTGGAGGCGGCCGCCGACGATGCCACCGAGCTTCGCTGGATGGACCTGGAGGCCCTGGAGCAGGAGGACGGCGAGGTCTGCGACTCCGCGGCCCGGGTGGCGCGGCGCGTGCTGGAGGAGGCGATGTCCGCAGAAAGCGCGTTGAAGCCAGACTAG
- the tusB gene encoding sulfurtransferase complex subunit TusB, whose translation MLLHVVNRSPATSRVYQQALSGMAPEDRLLLIEDGVQGALPQLVRYYEGLEGRLYALKEDLEARGLLGRCAESVQVIDVDGFVTLTEEAERTVSWY comes from the coding sequence ATGCTGTTGCATGTGGTGAACCGTTCCCCGGCGACCAGCCGGGTCTATCAGCAGGCCCTGTCCGGCATGGCACCGGAGGACCGCCTGCTGCTGATCGAGGACGGTGTCCAGGGGGCGCTGCCCCAACTGGTGCGCTATTACGAGGGCCTGGAGGGTCGCCTGTACGCGCTCAAGGAAGACCTGGAGGCGCGCGGGCTGCTGGGCCGCTGCGCGGAGAGCGTGCAGGTGATCGACGTGGACGGGTTCGTGACCCTGACCGAGGAAGCCGAGCGGACGGTGAGCTGGTACTGA
- the glp gene encoding gephyrin-like molybdotransferase Glp has product MSELKPVEAALAALLEDVGCTPAETVPCAAAAGRVLAEAIEARIDVPAFDNSAMDGYALHHRDAGRRLPVSQRIAAGSPATPLAPGTCARIFTGGELPPGADCVVMQERVTLEDDGALMPAEVPAGDNVRRRGRDVTAGDILLPAGERLEAAALGHLAGQGITEVPVRRRPRVALLSTGDEIIDPGQPLASGQIYNSNRAMLRRLLERFGAELVRVDSVPDDAAGTRDTLASAALEADLVISTGGVSVGEEDHVKAALESLGQLDLWRLAIRPGKPLALGRLPGREGQGVRFVGLPGNPVSCFVGAWLFLRPLLGAFQGCPALASLPCLSARATFATHTGPRRHYMRVALTFGEDGIEARAFRDQNSGVLSSCISADALAVIPAETRVEPGDRIDCLWLRVD; this is encoded by the coding sequence ATGAGTGAGCTGAAACCCGTCGAGGCGGCCCTCGCCGCGCTGCTCGAGGACGTCGGCTGCACGCCCGCCGAGACCGTCCCCTGCGCGGCGGCGGCGGGACGCGTGCTCGCCGAGGCCATCGAGGCGCGGATCGATGTCCCCGCCTTCGACAACAGCGCCATGGACGGCTATGCCCTCCACCACCGCGACGCGGGCCGTCGACTGCCCGTCTCCCAGCGCATCGCCGCCGGGTCACCGGCGACGCCGCTGGCTCCCGGGACCTGTGCACGCATCTTCACGGGCGGGGAACTGCCGCCGGGCGCCGATTGCGTGGTGATGCAGGAACGCGTGACGCTCGAGGACGATGGGGCACTCATGCCGGCGGAGGTGCCGGCGGGCGACAACGTCCGCCGACGCGGCCGCGACGTCACGGCGGGCGATATCCTGCTGCCCGCCGGGGAGCGCCTGGAGGCCGCGGCCCTGGGCCACCTGGCCGGCCAGGGCATCACCGAGGTGCCGGTGCGCCGTCGGCCACGGGTGGCCCTGCTCTCCACCGGCGACGAAATCATCGATCCGGGCCAGCCCCTGGCCAGCGGCCAGATCTACAACTCCAACCGGGCGATGCTCCGGCGCCTGCTGGAGCGGTTCGGCGCGGAGCTGGTGCGGGTCGACTCGGTGCCGGACGACGCCGCGGGGACCCGGGACACCCTGGCGTCGGCCGCACTGGAGGCCGACCTGGTGATCAGTACCGGGGGCGTGAGCGTCGGCGAGGAGGACCACGTCAAGGCGGCGCTCGAATCACTGGGTCAGCTGGACCTGTGGCGCCTGGCGATCCGCCCCGGCAAGCCGCTGGCCCTGGGCCGCCTCCCGGGCCGCGAGGGGCAAGGCGTCCGCTTCGTGGGCCTGCCCGGCAATCCCGTCTCCTGCTTCGTCGGAGCCTGGCTGTTCCTGCGCCCGCTGCTGGGCGCCTTCCAGGGCTGCCCTGCCCTGGCGAGCCTGCCGTGCCTGTCGGCCCGCGCCACCTTCGCGACCCATACCGGCCCCCGCCGCCACTACATGCGCGTCGCCCTGACGTTCGGCGAGGACGGCATCGAGGCCCGGGCCTTCCGGGACCAGAACTCGGGCGTGCTGTCCTCCTGCATCAGCGCCGATGCCCTGGCGGTGATCCCCGCCGAGACCCGTGTCGAGCCGGGCGATCGCATCGACTGCCTTTGGTTGAGGGTCGATTGA
- a CDS encoding ACP phosphodiesterase, translating to MNFLAHGWLARGGGDGFLYGNLIADGVKGVDLSAWSPEAAAGIRHHRRVDAFVDGHPVVAEVLARAPWPQRRFAGIALDLVWDHFAARQLAHDDRGWLVERCYRVLRAAPAPGRLAGMVPALVEQDWLNGYADFGFTCRAIEGIGRRLSGPNRLGELVPWLQEDYDRLARDFDRLWPAVNDALGVPL from the coding sequence GTGAACTTCCTCGCCCATGGCTGGCTCGCCCGCGGCGGCGGCGACGGCTTCCTCTACGGCAACCTGATCGCCGACGGCGTCAAGGGCGTCGACCTGTCGGCCTGGTCGCCTGAGGCGGCGGCCGGCATCCGCCACCACCGCCGGGTGGACGCCTTCGTCGACGGCCATCCGGTGGTCGCCGAGGTCCTGGCTCGTGCGCCCTGGCCGCAGCGGCGCTTCGCCGGTATCGCCCTGGACCTGGTCTGGGACCACTTCGCGGCCCGGCAGCTGGCCCACGACGACCGGGGGTGGCTGGTCGAGCGCTGCTATCGGGTCCTGCGGGCCGCTCCCGCGCCGGGCCGGCTGGCCGGCATGGTGCCCGCGCTGGTAGAGCAGGACTGGCTCAACGGCTATGCCGATTTCGGCTTCACCTGTCGTGCCATCGAGGGCATCGGCCGCCGCCTCTCCGGCCCGAACCGCCTCGGAGAGCTGGTGCCCTGGCTTCAGGAGGACTACGACCGCCTCGCACGAGACTTCGACCGGCTATGGCCGGCCGTCAATGACGCGCTGGGCGTGCCCCTCTGA
- the tusC gene encoding sulfurtransferase complex subunit TusC, whose amino-acid sequence MHDHDENSPRDLLVILRHGPHGSSWLREGLDAALVAAAFGQSVSLLFMGEGAAALVPGQQPGPLGQKGTAATLEMLEMYDIETLLVEEQALSPLGLAADDLMLEVEVVSTGALSGVLSAHRLVLTF is encoded by the coding sequence ATGCACGACCACGACGAGAACAGTCCCCGCGACCTGCTGGTCATCCTCCGCCATGGCCCCCATGGCAGCAGCTGGCTGAGGGAAGGGCTGGACGCCGCCCTGGTGGCCGCGGCCTTCGGGCAGAGTGTCTCCCTGCTGTTCATGGGGGAAGGCGCTGCCGCGCTGGTGCCGGGGCAGCAGCCGGGTCCGCTGGGGCAGAAGGGGACCGCCGCGACGCTGGAGATGCTGGAGATGTATGATATCGAGACCCTGCTGGTGGAGGAGCAGGCGCTCTCGCCCCTGGGCCTCGCGGCCGACGACCTGATGCTCGAGGTCGAGGTCGTCTCGACAGGGGCCCTGTCCGGCGTGCTGTCCGCTCACCGCCTGGTGTTGACCTTCTAG
- the tusD gene encoding sulfurtransferase complex subunit TusD, producing the protein MRYAILLMGAPYSQQASHSALRFAHALVARGHRLEAIFFYHDGVQNAARLAAPPQDEPHLVDAWADLSREHGVALQVCIAAALRRGLLDEREAARHGKEGSSLEAPFELTGLGQLIDLGSRCDRLVTFGP; encoded by the coding sequence ATGCGCTATGCCATCCTGCTGATGGGCGCTCCCTACAGCCAGCAGGCGAGCCACTCGGCCCTGCGCTTCGCCCACGCCCTGGTGGCACGCGGTCACCGGCTCGAGGCGATATTCTTCTATCATGATGGGGTCCAGAACGCCGCCCGCCTGGCGGCCCCCCCCCAGGACGAACCGCATCTGGTGGATGCCTGGGCCGACCTTTCCCGTGAGCACGGGGTGGCGCTGCAGGTCTGCATTGCCGCGGCCCTGCGCCGAGGGCTGCTCGACGAGCGGGAGGCGGCCAGGCACGGCAAGGAGGGCAGCAGCCTGGAGGCACCCTTCGAGCTGACAGGCCTGGGCCAGCTGATCGACCTGGGATCGCGCTGCGACCGCCTGGTGACCTTTGGCCCCTGA